The segment GTTGGATTTTCTCCTGTCTGTCACGAAACGCTCCGTTTCCCATTCAGGGTGTTCCCAGTTATAATGAAATGAAAGGTGGGCAATGGGTATTTATCAAAGGAGAGGCCAAATACATGACAATCCGAAAGATGTTTTTCCTTTTTTGGACCACTGTGGCACTGGGGATTGTGACCGCACCTGTGGCCAGCTTGTTTGTTATATGGGTCCTCGGCTCCCCGGGGGTGAGCTTCACCTCGATTCTGTGGGCCGGGGTGATGTTCGGTGTGGTGGCCCAGATGGGCTTCTTTGCTTATCTGGTGTTTAACATGGTTGCCAAGGGTTTTATCCGCAATCCATACATCTACCAAGCATTGCAATTGCTGGCGATGGCAGGGGTGCTGACTTGGCTCTATCAGATCTCCACCCGACAAACGGGGACCCCCGGACCTTGGGTTTTACCCTTGGTGATTCTGGGGGTGGGGGTGGTGGCGGCCTGGTTTAAGGCGAAAGCCACCTCGCGGGCTTCCTGGATTCCGGCTCTGTTTTTTATGGTGGTCGCCACCGTGTTGGAAGCCATCCCTTCCTTGGAACAAAATTCTTTCCCGATGATCCTGCTGATGGTGCTGGTTTTGCTGATCTGTAACGCTTGGCAGATGATGCAACTCCACCGGCTGCTGGAAACCGGGGCAGGCGACAAACAAAAGAGCCGGACCCCTTGAGTCCGGCTGTTAATCGACGGGATTCAGTTCCACTTGGGAACCGGCGATCAATTCAGAGACGGTGACGAATTGATATCCCTTTTTCTGAAGTTTATCGATGATCACCGGCAGGGCTTCGTGCAGTTGTTTGCTGGAATCGCTGGCGTGCATCAGGATGATATCTCCGGCGTGGGCCCGGCTGACCACCCGATTGATGATTTTCTCCTTGCCGGGATTCATCCAATCCAGGGAGTCGGTATCCCATTGGATGGAGGTATACCCCAGCTGGTCGGAGATTTTCAATACACGTTTGTCGAAGTCACCGTTGGGATAACGGATCAGGTTGGGTTCTTGTTTGGTCAACTTCGTCAAAATCTGGTGAGCCTTGCGGATCTGTGTTCGGATCTGCTCTTCGTTCAAGGTGCTGTAATTGACGTGACGGTGGCCGTGACTTCCGATTTCATAGCCCAGGTCCGCAATCCGTTTCACCACGTCCGGATGGGTTTCCGCCCAGGGGGAAGAGAGGAAGAAAGTCGCTTTTTTTACCCCCTTTTGTTCCAATACATCCAAGATCGGGCCCGTCCGTTCCTCCCCCCAACTGATATCAAAGGTTAACGCCAGCTGTTTTTTATCTGTGTCCACGCTGTAGATTGCCGCCGGACCTGAATTCAGAGGCATAAATACCTGGATGTTTTCCTGTTCGGCATAAAAGATTCCCAATGCGAAGAAAATCGCCACCACGGCCATCAGGGCCCGTCTGATCCGTTTCCCCGATAAGACCCAAAAAAATCTCATCCCTACACCCCCGACCACTTCGTATGGGCTTTGGTACCTGTCCCATACTAAATGTATTCCGGTGGACGAGGGTTATGAATGAATTTGAAGGAGGGTTGGTATGCGCCGTTTTTTGGAGGCGATCCGCGCGGAGAAAAAACTGATCACCATCGCCTCTTTGCTGTTCATCCTGTCCATTGTTTCGGGATACGTGGCAAGCGGCCCCGCCGGTGAATGGTTGAAGCAGGCCGGGGTGTGGGATCAATTTATGCAAAAGGCGAAGACGATCGGGCAAAACCCCGGTTGGTTGGACACCTTCGGGCTCATTTTCATGAACA is part of the Kroppenstedtia eburnea genome and harbors:
- the pdaB gene encoding polysaccharide deacetylase family sporulation protein PdaB, producing MRFFWVLSGKRIRRALMAVVAIFFALGIFYAEQENIQVFMPLNSGPAAIYSVDTDKKQLALTFDISWGEERTGPILDVLEQKGVKKATFFLSSPWAETHPDVVKRIADLGYEIGSHGHRHVNYSTLNEEQIRTQIRKAHQILTKLTKQEPNLIRYPNGDFDKRVLKISDQLGYTSIQWDTDSLDWMNPGKEKIINRVVSRAHAGDIILMHASDSSKQLHEALPVIIDKLQKKGYQFVTVSELIAGSQVELNPVD
- a CDS encoding KinB-signaling pathway activation protein — translated: MTIRKMFFLFWTTVALGIVTAPVASLFVIWVLGSPGVSFTSILWAGVMFGVVAQMGFFAYLVFNMVAKGFIRNPYIYQALQLLAMAGVLTWLYQISTRQTGTPGPWVLPLVILGVGVVAAWFKAKATSRASWIPALFFMVVATVLEAIPSLEQNSFPMILLMVLVLLICNAWQMMQLHRLLETGAGDKQKSRTP